CTGTATATTGACCGCAACCGGCAGCGAAGCAATATGACAGGGAGAGGTCTGTACCTGTACATCCAGCGCCGTGATGCGGCCGCCGAATCCCATCGGTCCGATTCCCAGATCATTGATGCGCTCCAGGCATTCCTCCTCAAATTCGGCGTAATAAACGTCCGGGTGCCGCTCTCCGACACGCCGGAACAGGGCTTTTTTGGCCAGCCAGGCGCATTTTTCAAAGGTGCCGCCGATCCCGACACCGACAATTACCGGCGGACAAGGATTGCCGCCGGCCTGTTCCACCTGCTTGACGATAAAGTCCATCACACCGTCGCGGCCCTGGGACGGCTTGAGCATGGCAATACCGCTCATATTTTCACTGCCGCCGCCCTTGGGCGCCATTAAAATGTGCAGCTTGTCGCCCGGAATCTGCTGCGTCCAGATGACCGGCGGTGTGTTGTCACCGGTATTGCCCCGCTGCAGCGGATCACGCACCATCGACTTGCGCAAAT
This genomic window from candidate division KSB1 bacterium contains:
- a CDS encoding fumarate hydratase; translated protein: MRIIQVQEIAEAVSKLCIRSNYHLPPDVRAALDRALKTEVSEQGRDVLAGLLKNADIASGEVFPLCQDTGVAVFIVEMGAELCIEGGTLSQAIQQGVKTGYRDGYLRKSMVRDPLQRGNTGDNTPPVIWTQQIPGDKLHILMAPKGGGSENMSGIAMLKPSQGRDGVMDFIVKQVEQAGGNPCPPVIVGVGIGGTFEKCAWLAKKALFRRVGERHPDVYYAEFEEECLERINDLGIGPMGFGGRITALDVQVQTSPCHIASLPVAVNIQCHSARHMECIL